The Candidatus Deferrimicrobiaceae bacterium genome includes a region encoding these proteins:
- a CDS encoding acetyl-CoA carboxylase biotin carboxylase subunit encodes MSGPRPFRKIFIANRGEIACRSIRPCRELGIQAVVGYSDCDALSLHVRLADEAVRLGPSPAALSYLDIDTVLRAAKDTDCDAVFPGYGFLAENPDFAEAVEKEGLVFIGPSARVMRILGDKIAARRALASSGVPVTPGIEDVSGPEEVIAFAEKVGWPVIIKASAGGGGKGMQKVYFAEEVAEKLETAKSVALKAFGKDTVFVEKYIEGGRHIEFQFLADRYGNVVHLGERECSIQRRHQKLIEEAPSSLLTPEERARVGAIVVKAMKDIGYETAGTMEFLVDHTGQFYVLEVNTRIQVEHTVTEMISGFDIIRTMFRMAAGERLSMTQDSVILRGHAIQCRVNAEDPKKDFAPSFGKVSFLRQVSGPFVRSEMGIYQGWEIPPYYDSLIAKICSVGKDRITAIQRMRRALREFEIWGVRTTIPLLKKIMDNPKFVAGDIHTGFVEENIAGLTEYEDVEEQIFKVAKFVAQVSGLGRNIYAG; translated from the coding sequence ATGAGCGGTCCGCGCCCCTTCCGCAAGATCTTCATCGCGAACCGGGGCGAGATCGCCTGCCGGTCGATCCGGCCGTGCCGCGAGCTCGGCATCCAGGCGGTCGTCGGATACTCCGATTGCGATGCGCTTTCCCTTCACGTGCGGCTGGCCGACGAGGCTGTTCGCCTTGGCCCCTCCCCGGCGGCGCTGAGCTACCTCGACATCGACACGGTGCTGCGCGCCGCGAAAGACACCGATTGCGACGCGGTGTTCCCCGGCTACGGCTTCCTGGCCGAGAACCCCGACTTCGCCGAGGCGGTCGAGAAGGAAGGGCTCGTCTTCATCGGGCCGTCGGCCCGCGTCATGCGCATCCTGGGCGACAAGATCGCCGCGCGGCGTGCGCTGGCCTCCTCCGGCGTTCCGGTGACGCCCGGCATCGAGGACGTGTCCGGCCCCGAAGAGGTGATCGCCTTCGCCGAGAAGGTAGGGTGGCCCGTCATCATCAAGGCGTCGGCGGGCGGCGGCGGGAAGGGGATGCAGAAGGTCTATTTCGCCGAAGAGGTCGCCGAGAAGCTCGAAACGGCGAAATCCGTCGCCCTCAAGGCGTTCGGCAAGGACACCGTCTTCGTCGAGAAATACATCGAGGGCGGGCGCCACATCGAGTTCCAGTTCCTCGCCGACCGGTACGGCAACGTCGTCCACCTGGGCGAGCGCGAGTGCTCCATCCAGCGCCGCCACCAAAAGCTGATCGAGGAAGCGCCGAGCTCGCTGCTTACGCCTGAGGAGCGGGCTCGCGTCGGCGCGATCGTCGTCAAGGCGATGAAGGACATCGGCTACGAGACGGCGGGCACGATGGAGTTCCTCGTCGACCACACGGGCCAGTTCTACGTGCTCGAGGTCAACACGCGCATCCAGGTCGAGCACACGGTCACCGAGATGATCAGCGGTTTCGACATCATCCGCACCATGTTCCGCATGGCCGCGGGCGAGCGGCTGTCCATGACGCAGGACAGCGTCATCCTCCGGGGACACGCGATCCAGTGCCGCGTCAATGCCGAGGACCCCAAGAAAGACTTCGCCCCCTCCTTCGGCAAGGTCAGCTTCCTCAGGCAGGTTTCCGGCCCCTTCGTCCGGTCCGAGATGGGCATCTACCAGGGATGGGAGATCCCCCCCTACTATGACTCGCTGATCGCCAAGATCTGCTCGGTGGGCAAGGACCGGATCACGGCCATCCAGCGGATGCGGCGCGCGCTGCGCGAATTCGAGATCTGGGGCGTTCGCACCACGATCCCGCTGCTCAAGAAGATCATGGACAACCCGAAGTTCGTCGCGGGCGACATCCACACCGGCTTCGTCGAGGAAAATATCGCCGGCCTCACCGAATACGAGGACGTCGAGGAGCAGATCTTCAAGGTCGCCAAGTTTGTTGCGCAGGTTTCCGGACTCGGCCGCAACATCTACGCGGGTTGA
- a CDS encoding ABC transporter ATP-binding protein, translated as MSGSRDFFLDDRGDDAKPDLALLRRLLPFLAPHKGLVAFALLALALGTACQLAGPWLIRLMVDRHLTPRVFSGAWPLVAAYLAALAGANLFVALQMLAVSVLGQRVILAIRRQMVERLQTLPVAFFDHTPTGRLMTRVTSDVEALQELISSGLVSTFGDAALLLGTAGMLLWLNLRLALVTFAMLPVLLLFVSLLKKSIRDANREVRRRLAHLNAFLQEHVSGIAVVKSFGAEGKAIRAFGVRNDAYAAESVRLTQYYSVYFPGVELLASVTVALLLWQGGGRILAGAITLGTLVAFLEYARRFFDPLKDMSDKYNILQTALSACERIFRVLDGAPSPEYLADAEAAAPPPAPEGAVPAVPAVRAPAVEFRGVWFSYGGEPVLRDVSFAIGEGETGAIVGATGAGKTTILALLIRLYELDRGTILLYGRDIRQIPRETLRRTFALVQQDPFLFSGTVIDNIRAGGEAVDNALAATGVAEFAAAWPKGLDTPVGERGGSLSVGQRQLVAFARALARDPRVLLLDEATSSVDPVTEGALQRALDRLRSGRTALVVAHRLATVLSADRIVVLHKGKVRETGTHAELIAAGGIYARLHALQFGES; from the coding sequence ATGAGCGGCAGCCGCGATTTCTTTCTCGACGACCGGGGCGACGACGCGAAGCCGGATCTCGCGCTGCTGCGCCGCCTCCTTCCGTTCCTCGCGCCGCACAAGGGGCTGGTGGCCTTCGCGCTCCTCGCGCTCGCGCTGGGGACCGCCTGCCAGCTCGCGGGACCCTGGCTCATCCGGCTGATGGTCGACCGCCACCTGACCCCCCGGGTCTTCTCCGGCGCCTGGCCGCTGGTCGCCGCCTACCTCGCCGCGCTCGCCGGCGCAAACCTGTTCGTCGCCCTCCAGATGCTCGCGGTCTCGGTGCTCGGCCAGCGCGTGATCCTCGCGATCCGCCGGCAGATGGTCGAGCGGCTCCAGACGCTTCCCGTCGCCTTCTTCGACCACACGCCGACAGGACGGCTGATGACGCGGGTCACCTCCGACGTCGAGGCACTGCAGGAGCTGATCTCGTCCGGCCTCGTCTCGACGTTCGGCGACGCGGCGCTCCTCCTGGGCACGGCCGGGATGCTGCTCTGGCTCAATCTTCGGCTCGCCCTGGTCACCTTCGCGATGCTTCCCGTCCTGCTCCTCTTCGTCTCGCTGCTGAAAAAATCGATCCGGGATGCGAATCGCGAGGTGCGCCGCCGGCTGGCCCATCTCAACGCTTTCCTCCAGGAGCACGTCTCCGGCATCGCGGTCGTCAAATCGTTCGGCGCCGAGGGGAAGGCGATCCGGGCGTTCGGCGTGCGAAACGACGCGTACGCCGCCGAGTCGGTCCGGCTGACCCAGTACTATTCGGTCTACTTCCCCGGCGTCGAGCTGCTGGCCTCCGTGACGGTCGCGCTGCTTTTGTGGCAGGGGGGCGGGCGGATCCTGGCCGGGGCGATCACGCTGGGGACACTGGTGGCCTTCCTCGAATACGCGCGCCGCTTCTTTGACCCCCTGAAGGACATGAGCGACAAATACAACATCCTCCAGACCGCGCTGTCGGCGTGCGAGCGGATCTTCCGGGTTCTCGACGGCGCGCCGTCGCCCGAATACCTCGCGGACGCCGAGGCCGCCGCGCCCCCGCCTGCCCCGGAAGGCGCCGTCCCCGCCGTCCCCGCCGTTCGGGCACCCGCGGTCGAGTTCCGCGGCGTCTGGTTCTCATACGGCGGGGAGCCGGTGCTGCGCGACGTCTCCTTCGCCATCGGCGAAGGGGAGACGGGGGCGATCGTCGGGGCGACCGGGGCGGGCAAGACGACGATCCTCGCGCTGCTGATCCGCCTCTACGAGCTCGACCGGGGCACGATCCTCCTCTACGGACGCGACATCCGGCAGATCCCGCGGGAGACGCTGCGCCGCACCTTCGCACTCGTGCAACAAGACCCGTTCCTGTTCTCCGGCACCGTGATCGACAACATCCGGGCGGGCGGGGAGGCGGTCGACAACGCCCTGGCCGCGACCGGCGTGGCCGAGTTCGCGGCCGCCTGGCCGAAGGGACTGGACACGCCCGTCGGCGAACGGGGCGGTTCCCTGTCGGTGGGGCAGCGGCAACTGGTCGCCTTCGCCCGGGCACTGGCGCGCGACCCGCGGGTTCTCCTCCTCGACGAAGCCACCTCGAGCGTCGACCCGGTCACCGAAGGCGCGCTGCAGCGGGCGCTCGACCGGCTGCGCAGCGGCCGCACCGCGCTGGTCGTCGCCCATCGGCTCGCGACCGTTCTATCCGCCGACCGGATCGTCGTCCTCCACAAGGGGAAGGTGCGCGAGACCGGGACCCACGCCGAACTGATCGCCGCTGGCGGCATCTACGCAAGGCTCCACGCCCTCCAGTTCGGCGAATCCTGA
- a CDS encoding biotin/lipoyl-containing protein, with amino-acid sequence MRRKDPKKILKGLRDGKEICFTQTGPRDTGQSDFKNRFTLFDLRKLIPLYDAAGYFSLEVHGGARLHQDLMNNLIDPFEEARLWSEEAPRSLTQTLIRSTNLWGYRMYPRNVIQLAVRAFLPTIDVWRCFDFLNYIPNMALIAEEVMGGGRIFEPAISFTESPECSDAYYLRVTDEIVDLCGGTDQIILCIKDMAGVATPSRIARLVDAILQRYPGLVLQYHRHATDGLAIPAMAAAAQAGVKLFDVTDDGFSRFYGHPPVLPLARYLRDLGFTVRLDTPLAEKASEVIHGFIRHYERFESQFKGFSSDVVRHRMPGGAFPSSFEQAEKGGFLDLMPHILKGMAYGNRIIKYFDVTPGSQITWTTWASIVQRLNKDGGEPAIRKLFGILERYFEGGERLEALSQADENVLLRLYSGATDDLKNLLLGKYGPLPFGWPKDWVYRSAFGDEWEDRVAAERLNASPLSMLPDDDLARSRETMELELGRPATDEEFVLHTQHPKATVDFLRFRATYGDTTVLPTPVWLNGLREPGDAIELDLEGRPHVIKLVSIGEGIGGVKHVVLSVDNIMHVFPVDLPESLSSKKVVRKAAPSNRGEIGATVTGNVWRIGTKDRALKPGDHVRKGEEIMNIEVMKTENAVKAPIAGILQEIAVGLNDRVEEGQLLAAIGPEGE; translated from the coding sequence GTGCGCAGGAAAGACCCGAAGAAGATCCTCAAGGGGCTTCGGGACGGCAAGGAGATCTGCTTCACGCAGACCGGCCCGCGAGATACGGGCCAAAGCGATTTCAAGAATCGCTTCACCCTGTTCGACCTCCGCAAGCTGATCCCGCTCTACGACGCCGCGGGCTATTTCTCGCTCGAGGTCCACGGCGGCGCCCGCCTCCATCAAGACCTGATGAACAACCTGATCGACCCGTTCGAGGAGGCGCGCCTCTGGTCCGAGGAAGCGCCCCGGTCGCTCACGCAGACCCTCATCCGCTCCACCAACTTGTGGGGCTACCGGATGTACCCGCGCAACGTCATCCAGCTTGCCGTCCGCGCCTTCCTGCCCACGATCGACGTGTGGCGCTGCTTCGACTTCCTCAACTACATCCCCAACATGGCCCTGATCGCCGAAGAGGTGATGGGGGGCGGCAGGATCTTCGAGCCGGCCATCTCGTTCACCGAATCGCCCGAGTGCTCCGACGCCTACTACCTTCGCGTGACCGACGAGATCGTCGACCTGTGCGGCGGGACCGACCAGATCATCCTGTGCATCAAGGACATGGCGGGCGTCGCGACGCCGTCCCGAATCGCGCGGCTGGTCGACGCGATCCTCCAGCGCTATCCGGGGCTCGTCCTCCAGTACCACCGGCACGCGACCGACGGGCTCGCGATCCCGGCCATGGCGGCCGCGGCGCAGGCGGGCGTCAAGCTGTTCGACGTGACCGACGACGGCTTCTCCCGCTTCTACGGCCACCCGCCGGTCCTTCCTCTGGCCCGCTATTTGCGCGACCTCGGCTTCACCGTGCGGCTCGACACCCCGCTGGCCGAGAAGGCGTCCGAGGTGATCCACGGCTTCATCCGCCACTACGAGCGGTTCGAATCGCAGTTCAAGGGGTTCTCGAGCGACGTCGTCCGGCACCGGATGCCCGGCGGCGCCTTCCCGTCGTCGTTCGAGCAGGCCGAGAAGGGGGGCTTCCTCGACCTGATGCCGCACATCCTCAAGGGGATGGCGTACGGCAACCGGATCATCAAGTACTTCGACGTGACGCCCGGTTCCCAGATCACCTGGACCACGTGGGCCTCGATCGTTCAGCGGCTCAACAAGGACGGCGGCGAGCCGGCGATCCGCAAGCTGTTTGGCATCCTCGAGCGCTACTTCGAGGGCGGCGAACGGCTCGAGGCGTTGTCGCAGGCCGACGAGAACGTGCTGCTGCGGCTTTACTCCGGCGCCACCGACGACCTCAAGAACCTGCTGCTGGGCAAGTACGGCCCGCTTCCTTTCGGGTGGCCGAAGGACTGGGTCTACCGGAGCGCGTTCGGCGACGAATGGGAAGACCGCGTGGCAGCCGAGCGGCTCAACGCGTCGCCGTTGTCCATGCTCCCGGACGACGATCTCGCCCGGTCGCGCGAGACGATGGAGCTCGAGCTCGGTCGCCCGGCCACCGACGAAGAGTTCGTCCTCCACACCCAGCATCCCAAGGCGACCGTCGACTTCCTGCGGTTCCGCGCTACCTATGGCGACACGACCGTCCTCCCGACGCCGGTCTGGCTCAACGGGCTGCGCGAGCCGGGCGACGCGATCGAGCTCGATCTCGAGGGGCGGCCGCACGTCATCAAGCTGGTCTCGATCGGCGAGGGGATCGGCGGCGTTAAACACGTCGTCCTGTCGGTCGACAACATCATGCACGTCTTCCCGGTCGACCTGCCCGAATCGCTCTCGTCGAAGAAGGTGGTCCGGAAAGCGGCCCCGTCGAACCGGGGCGAGATCGGCGCCACGGTCACGGGCAACGTCTGGCGCATCGGCACGAAGGATCGCGCCCTCAAGCCGGGCGACCACGTCCGCAAGGGCGAAGAGATCATGAACATCGAAGTGATGAAGACCGAAAACGCCGTCAAGGCACCCATCGCAGGCATCCTCCAGGAGATCGCGGTCGGCTTGAACGACCGGGTCGAAGAAGGGCAATTGCTCGCAGCGATCGGGCCGGAAGGCGAATGA
- a CDS encoding phosphoribosylaminoimidazolesuccinocarboxamide synthase, producing MGQQTVVETNLSGMKLLGRGKVRDIYEVDGKMLLVASDRLSAFDVILPDGIPYKGEVLTRISAFWFGKLASIVPNHMLSIDPSEYPEAARAHAAVLTGRSMLCRRANALPVECVVRGYLSGSGWNEYKAKGEVCGVKLPAGLVESSKLPEPIFTPSTKEEAGSHDENITFERMKQIIDPALAEKVRSTAIALYQAAADFALTKGIIIADTKFEFGIFEGQLILIDEALTPDSSRFWPAAGYAAGGPQPSFDKQFVRDYLLTLPWDKTAPGPSLPADVIEKTSLKYREALTILSGTDVS from the coding sequence ATGGGTCAGCAGACGGTGGTCGAGACGAATCTGTCGGGGATGAAGCTGCTCGGGCGCGGCAAGGTGCGCGACATCTACGAGGTCGACGGGAAAATGCTCCTGGTCGCCTCCGACCGGTTGTCGGCGTTCGACGTCATCCTGCCGGACGGCATCCCGTACAAAGGCGAGGTACTCACGCGCATCTCGGCATTCTGGTTCGGCAAGCTGGCCTCGATCGTCCCCAACCACATGCTTTCGATCGACCCCTCCGAATATCCCGAGGCCGCCCGTGCCCACGCTGCCGTCCTTACCGGGCGCTCGATGCTGTGCCGGAGGGCGAATGCGCTGCCGGTCGAGTGCGTCGTCCGCGGCTACCTGTCGGGCTCCGGCTGGAACGAATACAAGGCGAAGGGCGAGGTCTGCGGCGTGAAGCTTCCCGCGGGGCTGGTCGAGTCCTCGAAGCTGCCCGAGCCGATCTTCACCCCCTCCACCAAGGAAGAAGCGGGTTCGCACGACGAGAACATCACGTTCGAGCGGATGAAGCAGATCATCGATCCGGCGCTTGCCGAAAAGGTCCGCAGCACCGCGATCGCGCTTTACCAGGCCGCGGCCGACTTTGCGCTGACCAAGGGAATCATCATCGCCGATACCAAGTTCGAGTTCGGCATCTTCGAGGGGCAACTCATTCTCATTGACGAAGCGCTCACGCCCGACTCCTCCCGCTTCTGGCCCGCGGCCGGCTATGCGGCGGGCGGCCCGCAGCCCAGCTTCGACAAGCAGTTCGTCCGCGACTACCTGCTCACGCTTCCATGGGACAAGACCGCGCCGGGGCCTTCGCTGCCCGCCGACGTGATCGAAAAGACGTCGCTCAAGTACCGCGAGGCGCTGACGATCCTCTCCGGCACCGACGTGTCATGA
- a CDS encoding TlpA disulfide reductase family protein translates to MRRMTTVLLTLVLTAGIAQAAPRDLIGKKAPAVAGKQPSGAPISLDAYTGKVPVILTFWSIYCKSCTEEMAALQKLSDKYGTGKMAVVAVNEDGDVGLVRVRAFIERFSAAEGGKLTLPILFDEKGEVFQRLGILHMPTLIYIDKDGVVREVIEGFDNGRELSVLSAIEKLVVSASPVPLKEVESEAVFDFDAVSSICGKYRNGKWYQPLDLDESRPEALARARTQGEDYLRREAIRRALIRLGVTLNGEERAPTCYVRYGLELRTPQYRRDALDQFIDRLNLPRVLEVVNQETIERDRDMQLYRRIKIALPAIREQLDADGFTIAKSTLRIRFAAATQIEEKTFIESLTNDFPYLSSIRADRSTTRDRAEYVLVSHAAPAKVVESLKTLNVGPRKLSVDLLPGDIVEVSMWR, encoded by the coding sequence ATGCGACGCATGACAACGGTGCTGCTGACGCTCGTTCTGACGGCCGGGATCGCGCAGGCGGCTCCACGAGACCTGATTGGCAAGAAGGCGCCGGCGGTGGCCGGGAAGCAGCCCTCGGGCGCTCCGATCTCGCTCGACGCCTACACGGGGAAGGTGCCGGTCATCCTCACTTTCTGGTCGATCTACTGCAAGTCGTGCACCGAGGAAATGGCCGCCCTCCAGAAGCTTTCCGACAAGTACGGCACCGGAAAGATGGCGGTCGTGGCCGTCAACGAGGACGGCGATGTGGGGCTCGTCCGGGTGCGCGCCTTCATCGAGCGGTTCTCGGCGGCCGAGGGGGGGAAGCTGACGCTGCCCATCCTGTTCGACGAAAAGGGCGAGGTGTTCCAAAGGCTCGGCATCCTCCACATGCCCACGCTCATCTATATCGACAAGGACGGCGTCGTGCGCGAGGTGATCGAGGGATTCGACAACGGGCGTGAGTTGTCGGTCCTGAGCGCCATCGAGAAGTTGGTCGTCTCGGCTTCCCCGGTGCCGCTGAAGGAAGTCGAGTCCGAAGCGGTCTTCGACTTCGACGCCGTCTCCTCGATCTGCGGCAAGTACCGCAACGGCAAGTGGTATCAGCCGCTCGACCTCGACGAGTCGCGTCCCGAGGCGCTGGCGCGGGCACGCACCCAGGGCGAGGACTACCTTCGGCGCGAGGCGATCCGCCGCGCGCTGATCCGCCTCGGCGTGACGCTCAACGGCGAGGAGCGGGCGCCCACCTGCTACGTCCGGTACGGGCTCGAGTTGCGCACGCCGCAATATCGCCGAGACGCGCTCGACCAGTTCATCGACCGGCTCAACCTGCCGAGGGTGCTCGAAGTGGTCAACCAGGAAACGATCGAGCGCGACCGGGACATGCAGCTTTATCGCCGCATCAAGATCGCGCTTCCCGCGATCCGGGAACAACTCGACGCCGACGGCTTCACGATCGCGAAATCGACGTTGCGCATCCGCTTCGCCGCCGCCACCCAGATCGAGGAGAAGACGTTCATCGAATCGCTCACCAACGACTTCCCCTACCTGTCGTCCATCCGCGCCGACCGTTCGACCACGCGCGACCGCGCCGAATATGTGCTCGTCTCCCACGCGGCGCCGGCGAAGGTGGTCGAGTCGCTGAAAACCCTCAACGTCGGCCCCCGGAAGCTGTCCGTCGACCTGCTCCCGGGCGACATCGTCGAGGTGTCCATGTGGCGCTAA
- a CDS encoding CoA pyrophosphatase, which yields MALTPEALLRHLRQTLLPAHRDDAVPGGLRSAAVLVPLRVVSGELRIVLARRTEAVPHHKGQICFPGGSREPSDPDLCAAALREAHEEMGIRPEQADLLGAMFPVPTVTGFFIQPIVALIPPETRFRLAPFEMAEAFDAPLSHFGRFDLYRSAPGDFMDEPGRVWFLDYGPHTIWGATARILRDLAEIVAAFPAG from the coding sequence GTGGCGCTAACGCCCGAGGCGCTGCTCCGGCATCTCAGGCAAACACTCCTCCCCGCGCACCGCGACGATGCGGTTCCCGGGGGACTCCGGTCGGCGGCCGTCCTTGTTCCGCTGCGCGTCGTCTCGGGCGAGCTGCGCATCGTGCTGGCCCGCCGGACCGAGGCGGTCCCGCACCACAAGGGGCAGATCTGTTTCCCCGGCGGGAGCCGCGAGCCCTCCGATCCCGACCTGTGCGCCGCGGCGCTGCGCGAGGCCCACGAGGAGATGGGCATCCGCCCCGAGCAGGCCGACCTGCTGGGAGCGATGTTTCCGGTCCCGACCGTTACAGGCTTCTTCATCCAGCCCATCGTCGCCCTCATCCCGCCCGAGACGCGCTTCCGGCTCGCGCCGTTCGAGATGGCCGAGGCGTTCGACGCCCCGCTGTCGCACTTCGGGCGGTTCGACCTCTATCGGTCCGCGCCCGGCGATTTTATGGACGAGCCCGGCCGGGTCTGGTTCCTCGACTACGGGCCTCACACCATCTGGGGGGCGACCGCCAGGATCCTGCGCGATCTGGCCGAGATCGTCGCCGCGTTCCCCGCCGGCTGA